CACCGGTTTCCTGGCCACGCTCAAGGGGCTGCCCCTCGCTTACAACCGGGACCTGCAGGAGGACAAGGAGCCCCTGTTCGACTCGCTCGACCAGGTCTCAGGCGCACTGTCCGCGCTGTCCGGTCTTTTGGCAACCGCTACCTGGCACCCCGAAAGGATGCGTGAAGCGGCCGACACCCCCTACGCAGCCGCGGTCGACCTCGCCGAGTGGCTGGTCGAACGGGGCCTCCCCTTCCGGCAGGCACACGGCATCGTGGGTGCCCTCGTACGCGACGCCGTCCAACGGCACGTCCCGCTCGCCGAGCTCGTCGAGGCGCATCCAGCGCTCGGTGCGGAGGCGGTCGAGTTGCTGGCGCCCGGCGTGGCGGTGACCCGCCGCACGACGCCGGGCGGAGCCGGGCCCGCACCGGTGTCGGAGCAGCTCAAGCGCTTCGCCTCCCATCTCGAGGAAGCCGAGGGCCGCTTGATGAGCCTCGCAGAGTCGCCCATGGCCCGGACTTCGTTCGATTCGGATGGGACCGCGTAGCAAGTCCAGGCGGCTCGGTAGGACGTTCTATACGGGTTCGCCGCTGGTCGTCGCTCCGCTCCTGCTCAACAAGCTTCTCGTCACCGCCGACGGACGCTCCGGGCGCATCGTCGAGGTCGAGGCGTACTGGGGCGCCCAGGACCCCGCCAGCCACGCCTACCGCGGGCGTACTGCCCGCAACGCGACCATGTTCCGCCGGGGCGGGCATCTCTACGTCTACCTGAGCTACGGGATGCACTGGTGCGCCAACGTGGTCTGCGGTCCCGAAGGTGAGGCCCAGGCCGTGCTCTTGCGTGCGCTCCAGCCGGTCGAGGGCCTCGACCTGATGCGAGCGGCGCGCTGGCGGGACCAGCGGCGCCGCGACGATCGCGACCTGTGCCGGGGGCCCGGGCGGCTGTGCCAGGCGATGGGGATAGACCGGTCCGACGACGGGATCGACCTGACCCGGCCGTCCTCGCCGGTCTGGATCGCCGACGACGGGGTCGCCCCGCCCGAATCGCCGGCGGGCACCGCTCGGGTCGGCATCTCGGTGGGGACCGACCTCCCGTGGCGGTTCGCCGTGGGGGATCACCCAGGTCTGTCCCGGCCTGTGGTACGCCGGTCGGGCTGAAATTCCTCGGTCCCCGGCGGGCAGGAGATCCGCGCGCCGCCGCGGAATCCTCATCGGAAGCCTTTCGTTTCGGCGTGCCCCCCTGATGACCTGCCCAGCCCCCGCCCCG
The sequence above is a segment of the Acidimicrobiales bacterium genome. Coding sequences within it:
- a CDS encoding DNA-3-methyladenine glycosylase, which codes for MGPRSKSRRLGRTFYTGSPLVVAPLLLNKLLVTADGRSGRIVEVEAYWGAQDPASHAYRGRTARNATMFRRGGHLYVYLSYGMHWCANVVCGPEGEAQAVLLRALQPVEGLDLMRAARWRDQRRRDDRDLCRGPGRLCQAMGIDRSDDGIDLTRPSSPVWIADDGVAPPESPAGTARVGISVGTDLPWRFAVGDHPGLSRPVVRRSG